From Pseudopipra pipra isolate bDixPip1 chromosome 9, bDixPip1.hap1, whole genome shotgun sequence, a single genomic window includes:
- the WLS gene encoding protein wntless homolog, giving the protein MAGAIIENMSTRKLCIVGGILLVFQVIAFLVGGLIAPSPTTAVPYMSVKCIDVRKNHHKTKWLMPWGPNHCKKLKDFDEAVSRQIEANDIVFAVHVPLPTKEMSPWFQFMLFIMQLDIAFKMDNDLKENAEITLDVSLAYRDDTFSDWEEIAHAIENRKLKCTFGSPKTLESEGRHYDCDFLPFMEIGSVAHKYYLINIRLPVNERKGINVGIGEIKDIRLVGIHQNGGFTKVWFAMKTFLTPSILIIMVWYWRRITLMTRAPVLLEKVIFALGISMTFINIPVEWFSIGFDWTWMLLFGDIRQGIFYAMLLSFWIIFCGEHMMDQSERNRLSGYWKQVGPIAVGSFCLFIFDMCERGVQLKNPFYSIWTTEVGTELAMAFIIVAGICLCLYFLFLCFMVFQVFRNISGKQSSLPAMSKARRLHYEGLIFRFKFLMLITLACAAMTVIFFIVSQVTEGHWKWGDITIQVNSAFFTGIYGMWNLYVFALMFLYAPSHKNYGEDQSNGDLGVNSGEELQLTTTITHVDGPTEVYKLARKEAQE; this is encoded by the exons ATGGCCGGGGCTATCATCGAGAACATGAGCACCCGCAAGCTCTGCATCGTCGGGGGCATCCTGCTCGTGTTCCAAGTCATCGCCTTCCTGGTGGGAGGGCTCATCG ctcccagccccacTACAGCTGTTCCTTACATGTCAGTGAAGTGCATTGACGTAAGGAAGaaccaccacaaaaccaagTGGCTGATGCCCTGGGGACCCAACCACTGCAAGAAGCTGAAGGACTTTGATGAGGCGGTGAGTCGGCAGATCGAGGCCAACGACATCGTGTTTGCTGTGCATGTCCCGCTGCCCACCAAGGAGATGAGCCCCTGGTTCCAGTTCATGCTCTTCATCATGCAGCTGGACATCGCCTTCAAGATGGACAATGACCTGA AGGAGAATGCAGAGATCACGCTGGATGTGTCGCTGGCCTATCGTGATGACACATTCAGTGACTGGGAAGAAATAGCTCATGCCATAGAGAACAGGAAGCTGAAGTGCACCTTTGGCTCACCGAAA ACTCTGGAGTCCGAGGGCCGGCACTACGACTGCGACTTCCTGCCCTTCATGGAGATCGGCAGCGTGGCACACAAGTACTACCTCATCAACATCCGCCTGCCTGTCAACGAGAGGAAGGGCATCAACGTGGGCATCGGCGAGATCAAGGACATCCGCCTCGTG GGCATCCATCAAAACGGAGGCTTCACCAAGGTGTGGTTTGCCATGAAGACCTTCCTGACCCCCAGCATTCTGATTATCATGGTGTGGTACTGGAGGAGGATCACGCTGATGACACGTGCTCCCGTCCTGCTGGAGAA GGTCATCTTTGCTCTGGGAATTTCCATGACGTTCATTAACATCCCTGTAGAGTGGTTTTCCATCGGTTTTGACTGGACTTGGATGCTGCTCTTCGGAGACATTCGGCAAGGAATTTTCTATGCCATGCTGCTCTCGTTTTGGATCATCTTCTGTGGGGAGCACATGATG GACCAAAGCGAGCGGAATCGGCTCTCGGGATACTGGAAGCAAGTTGGACCCATAGCTGTGGGCTCCTTCTGCCTCTTCATCTTTGACATGTGCGAGAG GGGGGTGCAACTCAAGAATCCCTTCTACAGCATCTGGACCACCGAGGTGGGCACGGAGCTGGCT ATGGCCTTTATTATAGTCGCAGGGATCTGCCTGTGCCtctattttctcttcctgtgtttcatggtCTTCCAAGTGTTCAGAAACATCAGTGGGAAGCAGTCAAGCCTCCCTGCCATGAGCAAGGCTCGTCGCCTTCACTATGAG GGGCTGATTTTTAGGTTCAAGTTCCTGATGCTCATCACCCTGGCCTGTGCAGCCATGACTGTCATCTTCTTCATTGTGAGCCAG GTGACAGAAGGCCACTGGAAGTGGGGGGACATAACGATACAGGTGAACAGCGCCTTCTTCACGGGCATCTACGGGATGTGGAACCTCTACGTGTTTGCCCTCATGTTCCTGTACGCGCCGTCCCACAAGAACTACGGCGAGGACCAGTCCAATG GTGACCTGGGGGTGAACAGCGGGGAGGAGCTCCAGctcaccaccaccatcacccaCGTGGACGGGCCCACGGAGGTTTACAAGCTGGCTCGgaaggaggctcaggagtgA
- the DIRAS3 gene encoding GTP-binding protein Di-Ras3, with product MPEQSNDYRVVVFGAAGVGKSSLVLRFVRGTFRETYIPTIEDTYRQVINCDKSICTLQITDTTGSHQFPAMQRLSISKGHAFILVYSVTNRQSMEDLHPIFDQICQIKGDIQKIPIMLVGNKSDDTQRELDASEGQALASKWKCAFMETSAKMNYNVQELFQELLNLEQRRTISLQVDGKKSKQQKKKDKLQGKCSVM from the coding sequence ATGCCCGAGCAGAGCAACGATTACAGGGTGGTGGTGTTCGGAGCAGCCGGGGTTGGCAAAAGCTCCTTGGTCCTGCGTTTTGTAAGGGGGACTTTCCGGGAAACCTATATCCCCACCATCGAGGACACGTACCGGCAGGTGATCAACTGTGACAAGAGCATCTGCACGCTTCAGATCACGGACACCACGGGCAGCCACCAGTTCCCTGCTATGCAGCGCCTCTCTATATCCAAGGGGCATGCCTTCATCTTGGTGTACTCCGTCACCAACAGGCAATCCATGGAAGATCTTCATCCCATCTTCGACCAGATATGTCAGATTAAAGGGGACATCCAAAAAATCCCCATAATGTTGGTGGGGAACAAAAGTGATGACACGCAGAGGGAGCTGGATGCCAGCGAGGGGCAAGCTCTGGCCAGCAAGTGGAAGTGTGCTTTCATGGAGACATCGGCCAAAATGAACTACAACGTGCAGGAGCTGTTCCAGGAGCTCCTGAAtctggagcagaggagaacTATCAGTCTCCAGGTGGACGGAAAGAAATccaagcagcagaaaaagaaagataaactGCAAGGCAAGTGCTCTGTTATGTGA